The Caloenas nicobarica isolate bCalNic1 chromosome Z, bCalNic1.hap1, whole genome shotgun sequence region CCCAATAAATCTTCAGCAAGTGTGAGAACCTGAGGGCTCCTTGATATCCTTGATTGCCAAAGGTCTCTCTCTAGAACTATTTAAGGTAAGAGAAGATTGGGTATTCTAAAGGAAatacaaaggaagaaataaatcttCTAAAACtcaggggagagaggagagtgAAACACTTGAGCCAAAGACAAGGTGGGAAAAGATGAGCAACTGGGCAAGGGTATACATGTTCTGAAAGGTCATAAATGAGCCTTGTTTTGTCTGGATATGTGCTTTGCTAAACAAAGGTGATATTCAGGACCACAGTTTTGTTTAGTGTAAATCATTGGAGATCCAGTAAGACAGATGCAGGTCTGGCATTCTCTTTTTCAGCTCCTAAACCTTTTGTATGGTGAATAAATGAACTCTTGTGGTGCAGACTGCAATTTTGAACTAAAATCTAcgtagtttttaaaaataaagcaatcaCATTATTGTCTATGGAACACTTAAGGTTGCTCTATTTAGCATCTTCAGGCTTGTGTATTTGTTGTGACTAAGTGTTTTACAGGTGTTCAATGAACAAGTGGTTGATGTAATTaccctattaaaaaaaccaatagCTCCAATTATAAATggagatggaagaaaacataacaaattatatatattaaacaTGGAAAAAGAGCACTTAGGCTGTTCAGTCTTTCTGCATGTAGGGAGTATTCTTTACAGGGAAGGAACCCCACAGAATCCATAACAGGTGCTATGCCAGTGGTCCAAAGCTGCAACCATTTAGCAAAATATTGCTTATTTTTCCCTAATGTAAGCAAGCAAAATTTGTGGGTTCCCAGTAATTTTTCCAGTCACAACTGTAATTGCATAAGGGATTTACCAAGATATGTCCTTTAAAGATAAGAAAGATAAGCAGATATTCTTAAGACTGGACAAAAGAGCGGCTTGCGCTTAAATAGCTGTGATTCATTACATTACTAGCTGCTGTCCTATTGTTTACTCAAATGCATAAATGTCTTTCCAATTTATGCATGAATTGGAAGCGTTTGGGTTTATTTCCATACATTTTCAAATAGGAGAAAAATTGTAGCAGAACTAGTTGGTACAAATGAGCATGCTAACCTAGTGCATCCAACTTGGAATAGGATTTTTCCACAAACGCATTTGAGCCAGTACAGGAACTGAGGGCAGGCAATGTTTCTGTGCTCTTCGTGCTCCCTCTAGTGTTTTTTTGGAAGCATAGAATGGGAGAATGCAGCTGGGTAACGTACTCGGCAGCATGAACAGCCGACTTGATGGAAGAATAGACTAAAGGTGAAAAAGATGAGTGGAAAACTGGATCTCTGGGCTGGGGTCTTAATTCATCTTCCCAACTCCATTATTCGTAATGCAGTCTTTAACTGTATGATCTACAATTTTCAACAGAACTTTGGTCTTATAAGTAACAGTTGTTTAGCGTACTTTATCTGttgcagaaattaaaagccACTTAAGAAATGCAGCAGTGCTCTGGAAACAGTAAGGTTTTAAGAGTAAGCAACCTCAGTTTTAGTGTCCCCAGTCTTCTAGTGTTTTTTAACTTTACTGATAAGGTTACAAGGAACATAAGAgataaaaatagtatttcatgAAAGCCAAATGTTATATTACAGATAGTCCATATGGTGCTCCAatgttaaaaatacaattaaaaaaattaaaatatgagataaaaatatgtaaactgaTAATAAGTtgcatgtatatacatacacacgtaattattttgtttaaaatgaaataacgGGGATATAGTAGCATATTCTGAATCTCCCCAAGTTTGTGTTGAGCCACAAGGTGTATGTTAATATGTACTAAAAAGGGGGTGAGGAACTGCAATGACTGGATAGTGTTGGTCTTGTTAAAAAGAATCTTGGCAAAAATGCTGTCAGGAAAGTAAACCTCAGTTTCACTCATTACATCAAGTTCCTGGAATGCTGATATGGAAAACTTCTATTAATTGCCCAGAAAACAATAACCTCCTTGTTTTATGGctagaaacaaaaatgtaatagCTTTCTGAAATTATTCATATTGTTTGATGAAATTGGTTTTAATCTATTGTCAAACTAAATGCTAAAATGAAGCAGTAACCATGTGATAATAATCTGGGTTATTTCTAGTCAGTAAGAAGATTTAGACTAACAATCAAGATAATTATAAAATACTTGAGAAAagtttataaacaaaatataaaattaaaattgttaagaaattattaaaaaatattggttttttcatttcttttagaaTGTGCTGCTCTACAGAATGTGATAAATGGTCTAACACAAACCATTGAAAACCAGTGTAACGTgaaaggtaaaagaaaagtGTTCTTATATATACTGTACTGTACTGTAACTAGGCTAAGCAGGCATTTAATTGTTTTGTGTatatttactggtttttttaGAGAGAGAAACTCACTGGcagacaaacagaaaggaaaaaaagtatctaaAATGAATCTTGTGCAGATTTTGGTAGTCTGTGTGCTTAAAGAATGCCTGTTGCTATTATCCTGCTTAGAATCCTTGTGTAAAAGAAATTCTGCCTCAGTGAGGTTTTTTAATCAGTAGTTGggctttaaatttatttcagccTAGCCCAGGCAATTttataaaaagtgaaaaagtatCATTCAACTTTGGACTGTAGTCTATGAAAGCATTTATGCTtagtttttatcattttgttaaACCAAAGAGTCTTAATCCTCAGTGTAATGTTATTAAGATTTAGCTGTTATCCATAAATACCTGACAATTACTGATTgcttgctattttaaaataaaagagataaGTATTTGCTATATCTTTATACTACAGTTTAGCTGTACACCATGTAGGTAATTTTATACCTATTTTGTGTCCAAGTCATATTAGCATAAATACTAATAAACCTCTAAAAATTGGAAATATATAGCTGTTTTTAATACTCAAAGTGACTTTTGACAATCAAAAAAGCATCTGCTTTTTCTAAATTCTGTTTTTGAGATATCTGCTCTCTAGTTTTTGGGAAACAAGTACTTGAAAAGCAGCATCTTCCCATTAGAAACTGTTGTAGCCATGATAataatattctgttttctgagtCAAAGAACTTTGCAACTAGATTTTCTTTAATGCATCAGTTATCAGAAGGCTAAAGACATTTCAGAGTAGTAATACCAGGAAAATATTATGATTAAACTAGGAACTTTCTTCGTAGAAAAATGATGACTGAGATTATGTAGTTCTGTAAATGATGATTATGTCTACCAAAAAGTGTCTTGAAGTTCGGGCAAGTCAAGCAATGAAAGTAACTTCTTTATTCTGCTTCCATGCTAGTAATACTGTCAAAATGTACTTTTTAGTGTATCATATAGATTATTGGGTTTTTTACATAGATGAAAATGATAGACTGAAAGGTACCATTCACATCttggaagagaaattaaaggCTTATGAACAGGTACGTCACAAATTATCATTCTTTAGGtagagaaataatattttatctctATAGAAGCAGTTCATATATTGTTATATTCTTGGGTTTGCTACTGATACCATTATTGTTGCACTTTTGCTAATGTTTATAGtgtaaaaacagaagagttGTTCTCATGACAGTATCAATGTGAGGATGTGATAGAGGTCAAAACAAGCACTGAGAACTCTGTCTTAATCTAAGATGcacattttttaatctgtatttaGCTTTAAATTCAGCTTTACATTCTAACATGTAATCCCatgcattaaaatacatttttgtgtggAAATAAGGTTTTGATATTCATGGTGCCTGCTGTACTGCCAGAGAATCAAGAGCTGTCTGAATTTTGTCTATAGTTTCTTTGGGAGTAAATGCTACAAAGATACTAGATCTCTATTTTTTATCTGTGTCTCATGATAAATTCCATTTACCAtctctctctattttttatCTATGCCACTCGTTTTTGGAAAGGAGGTAACACCAGCAGGTTGTGATAGTTCTCTCTGCTAAGACTGCAGATCCATTACCTGCATAGGATTAGGAAACTCACTGCTGATTTTCTTTGCCTGTGTTTGTAGTAACTATGAGTTAAAACTAAGTTTTTATACCAATCGAGCTGTTATCTTGACAGTTTGAGAATAAAGTAAGTAATACCTTCAGAAAGACATGAGAAAACTATGATTCTATACATTATATACATGTATGGGCATGGTGAAACTGCCTGGTGTGGCTGAAGGCACTTGCTTGACCATGTCCGTATATGTTCTCACCACCAATCAGTAACTGCCTTCGTGAGTGCCCCCGAGCATTCCTCTGGTGAGTGGCTACCTACCTTGTCAGAAGGCTCTGAAGGGCTTTGGAGTAAGCACCACCACATTGGCAGCCACAGCCAATACCTTCATAGTGCTGGAGTACATACTGGAGCAAACTTACAATAGGCATGCTCAGACTCTTCACTTGAGTATCAGGGCCAGCAGCCTCACTAATGCTGGTATCACTGATGTTTCTACTGCTGCTACTATGAAGTTGTAGAAAACAATATTAACAAAATTCATCCATGAAGTACGATTTTTGTTAAACAATCTTGCATTCAAAAATCCCAAAAATTAGAACTGTAGTCACTTATCTAACTGCAGCATTTTATCAGATCCTGGCTTGGGGAAAGGAATATTACCTCTCCATTTGCCTGTCTCTTAATCAGTACGATTTCTAATTCTATATTAACTGATAGCTGTAATACAATGAAATCGGCTACATTTTTCATCTTTGGACTTCAGCTGGATTGTGTAAGAAGTAATTGGGCATTTTGAATTTACTAGATCGAGGATAAAACAAGTACTGAATTATAGAGTACTGTACATTTTGACATGAATGTTGTGCTTCGCGGAACCTAAGAGCACAGAAACGTCAAGGTTTTTATGAAGCTTTTTACATTCACAGGAATATAAAGATCAGATTGAGAAACTTATGCTAgaagttaaaaacaaagaggaagaaCACAGATTAGAAATAACACAGTTGAATTAtgagataagaaaaaaatgtaagtcCTCTGAAGACTAAATGCTCTAGCATTGGGTAAAAAGATGTAACCTGTAGGAGCTATACTTTATGTAGGATAAGTGCAAGTTCCACTTCTTAGTGGAAACATGAAAGCTAGAAGCGGACAATGTTTAACAGAGTTTTATCTTTGCTCAAGAGAGTAAACAGTAGCAATGAGGCAATAGTACAGTGACACAGGATGAGCAGAAATTCCAAAACAGGTACAACAGCCACTGGTAACTTGGACCTAAAAATCTGAAGGAATGAAATTTTAGGTTGGAGTGTTGACTGGAAAATTGCTTTAAACTATAAGCTAGACTGTTGTTAGAGAGTTCCACCTATACACAGAGAGTAGGACATTGTTTTCACAAATAATACTGCAATGAGAAAAAacttatttcattattaattttttgcATTACTGGCACAGCGCCAAAGAGTAGGATTTTTTGGTCATCCGATTAACTGAAAAAAGCCAGACCGACTCTTTGTAAAATGTGATGCTTCTTTAAAGAGACTCAATCTTAGTAGGATGGGACAAGGTGGTTTTCACATAGTTTTGAAGTATTGTTTTTTGCTTGAATAAAATTCTTTTCCCATGAAATATCGACGTGCTGTTAAAGAAAGTTTTAATATTTGGGGAATTGTTATTTTTCCATCTAAGCATCTTCTGTAATCATATTTGGCGTTGCTATGTTACTAGTTGAAGTAAAAGAGCTGGAGTATagagaacagagagagaaaaaagaactggaaatatTAGAGCTAACTAGGCAgctgaaaattcaaaatgaagaGAAGCAGGATGAAATAATTAAACTCCAGATAGAGGTATGCATTACAAAGCTGACTTAAAGATCAGTTGGGCATTGGGTAAACTTAGAAGAGACTGTGTagtgaaaaatgttaattagTACTTAGCAAAGTAATATGATGCATTCTAGGAAACTTAAAAAACAATTGTCTTTGCAAATATCACTGGTGTGTGCTCCCTTCCTTAATGGTACTGAGTTGCTTCTGCTAAGGAATTGAATTCAACATACTATATAGGGAGATGAAGTTTGCTGTGTTCttggtttaaattaaattattttgaaaattttgctaGTTTTTGAGCTATAAAGAataaagtgggtttttttctttcttttcttcttttgaatttCTGAATGCTGGGaagatatatttcttttttaaacttccaaGAGCTTAAAGACTTGTAATCCTGCAGAGATCTGAGTCACAGAATTCAACATGTATTTCATGGCTCAGGTTTTAAGCCccttttattacagaaataattaagtACTTCAAACCCttcacatatgaaaaaaaataaatagggtGTGAAAGTGTTTGGGCTCAGTTATCTTtggaatgtgagggaagggTGATGGTTTCAGAAGTTTTTGGCATCCTCTGCActttctcctcctgcagatATTTGGCTGTGTAGCCTCCATTTTTTTTTGAGTAGTGATCTTGTTCATCTAAATGTATTTGGTTTATTGTGTttgtattatttcctttttgcaatatttttacgtatttttttaaagaaatgtagcTTGTAATtgcattgttttaaataaagtagCTTCTTTGTACTAGGATTAAGTAGCAGATAAACTTGCTATTACTACTTTCAGGTACAAaatccaatttttaaaaaagtgaaaattataCTTGTATTAtttaacatacttttttttcctgttggttCTTAACGTTTTGTCTTTTCCTGATTCTTTCAGTTCAATGCTAAATTAGCACAAGTTcagaataaaacaacaaaatcattttcagaTGCTTCTGTTTTGCCACAAAGTGTCTATCGAAGGGTATGTGCCTGTAGTCTGCAGATACCAAATACTGTTACAGCCTGTTTGAAAGGAGTTTTACCTTGTCCTGCAACAAAAGTTTGGGGGATGGAGAGGAGTTTCATGCCTTATAAATCCATCTTACTCTCCCACACACCCCTCCCACCTCTACACAACTAATTTAATGTCTCTCTGCATTGATGTTGATATAGCCGGagtttaacaacaaaaaatcagaaTCGTTAATCTGGGAACTTAAGACAGAACTGACATAAATTGACtgatataaattatatatgtgCATTATTGGTTTTGTAGCCTTGGGACTTCGGGATGTCACAAAAATAGGATTCTGGAGAAGTCATCTTTGTAATTTTGTGATacaaaatactgagaaaaatatttttactagaATATTTCTCATTACTAATATCGTATTGTTACTAAAGTCTATGTGACATTTAACAACAAAGcctttgcatgtatttttacagaagctgcagcatctccaggaggagaaaaacaaggaaattgAAGTTCTCCAGAACACCATAAGAGACTTAGAGCAACGTCTTAATAAAGGCCAAGACCTGCACCTCAAACGGAGGCGATTTTGAGTAAATgacatgaaatatttcagcagtaCATAAAATGAGAAACAGAGTATTTCAAACTGTGCACCTGAAAGTAAAAACAAGacatgaaaaaatgcagaatttttttattgaaaacacTCTTGTCAAATATTCCAAAGGCATACATTCTGTGAATATTCAGGACTACTTTCTTGCTAATCAGCATTCACAATAAAAAGATTCAGGTTTCACAGGAGTAATAATTTCCCTATTAAACCATCATTAATTATGGTGTATGCTTTCAAAGCAGTTTTCCATTCTTGTATATTCTCTTCCTCACCCAGGAATCCTTCAAACAATGATATTTTTACTTCAACTCAGTTAATCAAAGGTTAGGGATGCTAACCTACAGACAGAGAAGTTATACAAGTTCAAGTGGTATATTACCTTACTAACCAATACAGATTTATCAAATTCAGCACTGTAATAAACAATGATAAACATTAAACCAAGATTAAATGTTTcatccttctctctttttgagACTGATAATGATTCTGCATGAAGAGTTGTTAACACTGCTTCTCCCTTTAGGCACTATCTTACTGATTTAGTGGGATTTTACAAACTGTAGTAGTATGTATTAATGGACCCTGATACCGTCTCTAAGCCACAACAGTTAAGCCTATAAATCCGTTGCTCTAAAATAATGCAATTACTCCTTGTATGCTACATTTGagataaaaagttattttggcACATTGTTTAGGAATAAGCTTTTCTTGTACAGAATTTCTATCCCCAGgttagaaagaaaagcaacaactTTTGAATATATTCCAtgttcttaataaaaaaaaatgattaaaatatctgttttggTTATCTTCTGTTCTTGATTGCAAAACATCAGACAGGAGCCCCTAGGTCATAGTTTATGCTCCTGGCCTCACAAATGCAAGCAGAATGTTAGAAGACAAACAAGAAAGACAAATTAATCAAGAATGCAGACACCTTCCAAGtgcaactgaaaaacaaactaagGGTCAACTAAATTCCTTTATCTTACAAAGTTTTTAGTGATCGAATTTGACAGGTATTGTGTAATTCTGAGAGTACTGCTCTAAAAGTCTAATTGTTTGCAACATTTTAACTCTACACACCTGTCTtagtataatttttaattggAGGCAATAAAAACACTTAATCCATTAATTTTTCCACTCTCGCAACCATATGAATTCAGCTGGTAGGACTCCCTTGCATTTTTAAGGTGCTTAGTTTGCTTTTCAGGCTCAGTTTCTTGCGTTTTCCTGTCACTGTCAGGTATCACTAGGTTcacttcctcctgctgctggcgaCTGTCAGGCAGCAGTGAGCAGACGTCACTGTCAGGATTCAGTGATG contains the following coding sequences:
- the CCDC152 gene encoding coiled-coil domain-containing protein 152, translated to MNNIHEQTMKKISVVNLDKLLDNFSEIEKKISEINEANNLLVLQLEKCNRLLTLSQSKEESVKEECAALQNVINGLTQTIENQCNVKDENDRLKGTIHILEEKLKAYEQEYKDQIEKLMLEVKNKEEEHRLEITQLNYEIRKKFEVKELEYREQREKKELEILELTRQLKIQNEEKQDEIIKLQIEFNAKLAQVQNKTTKSFSDASVLPQSVYRRKLQHLQEEKNKEIEVLQNTIRDLEQRLNKGQDLHLKRRRF